The genomic region TTTTTACGACAATTTTTTAGGCCGATAGCTTTATTGAAACATAAGGTCAAGTTTGATATAGTAAAAGATAACGGTTAATTTTTTGCCTGGAGGAATAAAAATGTTATCAGCACAGGAAATTTGGAGCAAAGTTGAAAAGCTTTTGGAAACAGAACTGACCAGAATAAGTCTTGATACATGGATTAAAACCGCCAAACCTTTAAGCATGACACAGGATACGTTTACCATAGAAGCTCCGTCAGAATTTAACAGGGACATACTGAAAACACGTTATATTCCTCTGATAACTAATGCAATAAAAACCGTTACAAACAAAGAATACCATATTGAAGTAGTAGTGAAGGATTCTTACAATTCGACCTACGAGCAGAATTCCAATGAGGGTTCAAATTATTATTCCTCACTATTAAATCCGAAATATACCTTTGATACATTTGTAAGGGGCAGCGGTAACCAGTTCGCTCATGCAGGCGCTGTTGCGGTGGCCGAATGCCCTGCAAAAAGGTATAACCCTTTTTTCATTTACGGCGGAGTGGGTCTTGGCAAGACTCATCTTATGCACGCCATAGGCCACTATATTCTTGAACAGAACAAAAATGCAAAGGTATTGTATGTAACATCTGAAAAATTTACCAATGAGCTTATTAACTCAATTAAAGATGATAAAAACGAAGAATTCAGAAACAAATACAGAAACATTGATGTGCTTCTTATTGACGATATTCAGTTTATTGTCGGTAAGGAAAGAACACAGGAAGAATTTTTCCATACCTTTAACGCTTTATACGAAGCCCAGAAACAGATCATTATTTCAAGCGACAAACCGCCCAAGGAAATTGCAACCCTGGAGGACAGGCTCAGATCCCGGTTTGAATGGGGGCTTATCGCGGATATCCAGGCACCTGATTTTGAAACGAGGATTGCCATATTAAAGAAAAAAGCGCAAATGGAAAAATTTGAAGTTCCTGATGACGTTATGGCATATATTGCCGAAAACATAGTGTCAAACATACGGGAACTGGAAGGGGCACTGAACAGAGTTGTTGCCTATGCGTCGCTTACAAATAGTCCCCTTACCGTTGATTTGGCCAAAGAATGCCTTAAGCAGCTGATATCAAACAATAAAACAAAAGAGATAAATCCGTCGGTGATAATAAAAACGGTATCCCGTTATTTTGACATCAATCCTGAGTCGATTGTCGGAAAGAAAAGATCAAGGGATGTAAGTTACCCGAGGCAGATAGCCATGTATCTCTGCCGTGAACTGACCGATCTTTCTTTGCCGAAAATAGGACAGGCCTTTGGAGGAAGAGACCATACAACCGTTTTGCACGCCTATGAAAAAGTGCTGGAAGACATAGAAAGAAATTCTGAAATAAGAAGGGCAGTTATGGAAATGAAGAAAAATATTACCGGTGCTTAATCTTATTTACATTTGGCCCTTATCCTGTATTTTTTTTGGCCTAAATTTTATCAACAAAATCCAGTGGATGATTTGTTTTTTTTATGTGGATAACATATATGTTCAACCGAAAATTTTGTTTCTGTGAATTAAAAAACAGGTTATCAACAGAAATTTCAACAGGCAATAACCGGGAAATATCAGGGGAAAAAAGATTTTTCAACAAATTTCACAGCCCTTATTACTCCTAATACGGGATCAAGAAATCAATAATATGATATGAAGATAAATGGAGGTTTAGAACATGAATTTTTCCTGTAATAAACAAGATTTACTGGAAGCAATTACTACAGTGCAAAAAGCTGTTATGAGTAAAGCTACATTACCAATATTGGAAGGAATTTACATTGAAGCAGGGGATTCACTTAAGCTTGTAGGAAACTGTTTTGACATGGGCATTGAATACTACGTAAATGCGGACATAAAGGAAAAAGGATCCATTGTGCTTAATTCTAAAATGTTCAGTGACATCATAAGAGGCCTTCCGGATTCAGAAGTATTCATACATGAAAAGGAAAACTATGTTGTAGTCATAGAATGCAGTAATTCATATTTTGAAATTAAAGGCCTTTCTCCGGAAGGATATCCCATGCTTCCGGAGATCGAAGAAAAGGATAAAATTACCGTTCAGCAGTCTGCTTTAAAGGATATGATAAGGAAAACAATATATGCAATCAGTAATGATGAGAAAAATAAAATTTTGACGGGTTCATTGATGGAAGCAAGTGACGGGGAAATAACAATGGTTTCCCTTGACGGGTACAGGCTTGCTATAGCTAAGACCTTCATAAAGGAAGTTGTTTCGTTTAAAGCAATTATACCCGGAAAAAATCTTGGAGAAATATATAAGGTCCTGGAACAGTCTGATGAAAAGGTAAAGATAACCCTTTCAACTAATCAGGCTTTGTTTGAGTTTGAAAACTGCAGAATAATTTCAAAGCTTATAGACGGAGAGTATATGAATTACAGAAGCTTTATACCTGAGAAATTTGAAACTCAGGTAGAAGTAAATGTAAAGGAATTTACAAAAGGAATTGAGAGAGCTTCGGTTATAATGAGTGAAGAAAACAAATATCCTGTAAAGCTGATTATTGAAGGGGACAGTATGCTGATTACTTCAAGTACGAAGTTCGGGATTTCAAAGGAACAGATTGAAGTAAGCACGAACGGAAGCAATATGACAATAGGTTTCAATCCGAGGTTCCTGCTTGATTCGTTCAGAGTGATAGAGGATGAGAAAGTGGAGATTTATTTCAGTTCACCTGTGGGGCCATGTGTGGTTAAGCCGATAGAAAGTGATAAATTTACCTTTATGATTTTGCCGGTAAGGATTTGACGGTCCGACTGGACGGTGTAATAGATGGGAATAAAAAGAATCAGGCTTAAAAATTTCAGAAATTACATAGATGAAGAGATAAATTTCTCGGATAATATTACCCTTATTTACGGAGAAAACGCCCAGGGGAAAACAAATATAATTGAAGCATTATATTTGTTTTCCACCGGCAAATCTCACAGGACCGGCAATACAAACGAACTTATAAGATATGGAGAAACTTTTTTTGATATCCTGCTTGAGTTTGAAGATAATAATTATTTACAGAGCATGGAAATAAAATATGAAAAAGGAGACAGGAAAAAACTGTTTATCAATGATGTAAAAAAAGAAAAAATGTCCGACCTCTTGGGTGTTGTTCCTTCAGTCCTTTTTTCTCCTGAAAGCCTTTCATGCATAAAAGGATCGCCGGGTGAAAGAAGAAAGGTTATAGATATTGTGTTATGTCAAATAAGTAAAAAGTATCTTTTCAATTTGCAAAAGTACAGTAAAATAGTTAAAAATAAAAATGTATTATTAAAAAAAAAGCAATACAATTCACAGATAGATGTATGGAATGAAAGTCTGGCAAAG from Thermoclostridium stercorarium subsp. stercorarium DSM 8532 harbors:
- the dnaN gene encoding DNA polymerase III subunit beta codes for the protein MNFSCNKQDLLEAITTVQKAVMSKATLPILEGIYIEAGDSLKLVGNCFDMGIEYYVNADIKEKGSIVLNSKMFSDIIRGLPDSEVFIHEKENYVVVIECSNSYFEIKGLSPEGYPMLPEIEEKDKITVQQSALKDMIRKTIYAISNDEKNKILTGSLMEASDGEITMVSLDGYRLAIAKTFIKEVVSFKAIIPGKNLGEIYKVLEQSDEKVKITLSTNQALFEFENCRIISKLIDGEYMNYRSFIPEKFETQVEVNVKEFTKGIERASVIMSEENKYPVKLIIEGDSMLITSSTKFGISKEQIEVSTNGSNMTIGFNPRFLLDSFRVIEDEKVEIYFSSPVGPCVVKPIESDKFTFMILPVRI
- the dnaA gene encoding chromosomal replication initiator protein DnaA, coding for MLSAQEIWSKVEKLLETELTRISLDTWIKTAKPLSMTQDTFTIEAPSEFNRDILKTRYIPLITNAIKTVTNKEYHIEVVVKDSYNSTYEQNSNEGSNYYSSLLNPKYTFDTFVRGSGNQFAHAGAVAVAECPAKRYNPFFIYGGVGLGKTHLMHAIGHYILEQNKNAKVLYVTSEKFTNELINSIKDDKNEEFRNKYRNIDVLLIDDIQFIVGKERTQEEFFHTFNALYEAQKQIIISSDKPPKEIATLEDRLRSRFEWGLIADIQAPDFETRIAILKKKAQMEKFEVPDDVMAYIAENIVSNIRELEGALNRVVAYASLTNSPLTVDLAKECLKQLISNNKTKEINPSVIIKTVSRYFDINPESIVGKKRSRDVSYPRQIAMYLCRELTDLSLPKIGQAFGGRDHTTVLHAYEKVLEDIERNSEIRRAVMEMKKNITGA
- the recF gene encoding DNA replication/repair protein RecF (All proteins in this family for which functions are known are DNA-binding proteins that assist the filamentation of RecA onto DNA for the initiation of recombination or recombinational repair.), which codes for MGIKRIRLKNFRNYIDEEINFSDNITLIYGENAQGKTNIIEALYLFSTGKSHRTGNTNELIRYGETFFDILLEFEDNNYLQSMEIKYEKGDRKKLFINDVKKEKMSDLLGVVPSVLFSPESLSCIKGSPGERRKVIDIVLCQISKKYLFNLQKYSKIVKNKNVLLKKKQYNSQIDVWNESLAKTGADIIRERRRLVSSLEKRMKRIMLGISEGTEDVSLRYRTSIGEDGEEYRSLMDILAKNKEKEIEHGICLYGPHRDEIEILLNSKNSRYYCSQGQQRSLALALNIAVMEEIEEKTRKTPVLLLDDVMSELDENRRNYLYDLIKDKQAVITSTDKTQFRISDDKVSYVKIRNGTVVRI